A genome region from Nycticebus coucang isolate mNycCou1 chromosome 22, mNycCou1.pri, whole genome shotgun sequence includes the following:
- the COL8A2 gene encoding collagen alpha-2(VIII) chain isoform X2: MWGSLLPWSWLLLLLLLLLGCGPRASAGGGGAGYAPVKYMQPMQKGPVGPPFREGKGQYLEMPLPLLPMDLKGEPGPPGKPGPRGPPGPPGFPGKPGTGKPGLHGLPGPAGPPGFSRMGKSGPPGLPGKVGPPGQPGPRGEPGIRGDQGLHGPPGPPGLPGPSGITVPGKPGAPGVPGPPGFPGEPGLQGEPGPPGDRGLKGDNGVGQPGLPGPPGQGGAPGPPGLPGPVGLGKPGLDGLPGAPGDKGEPGPPGVLGPRGEPGAVGPKGPAGVDGVGMPGAAGVPGPQGPAGAKGEPGARGPPGLIGPTGYGMPGLPGPKGDRGPAGVPGLLGDRGEPGEDGEPGEQGPQGLGGPPGLPGSAGLPGRRGLPGPKGEAGAEGPPGIPGLRGDQGPSGLAGKPGLPGERGLPGAHGPPGPTGPKGEPGSTGRPGGPGVAGALGQKGDLGLPGQPGLRGPSGIPGLQGPAGPIGPQGLPGLKGEPGLPGPPGEGKVGEPGTVGPTGPPGVPGSPGLTGPPGPPGPPGPPGAPGTLDETGIAGLHLPNGGVEGAVLGKGGKPQFGLGELSAHAMPAFTAVLTSPFPASGMPVKFDRTLYNGHSGYNPATGIFTCPVGGVYYFAYHVHVKGTNVWVALYKNNVPATYTYDEYKKGYLDQASGGAVLQLRPNDQGKGRGE, from the exons ATGTGggggtctctgttgccctggtctTGGCTgttgctgctactgctgctgctgctggggtgCGGGCCAAGGGCATCCGCTGGTGGCGGGGGAGCAGGCTATGCCCCAGTGAAGTACATGCAACCCATGCAAAAGGGACCTGTGGGACCGCCCTTCAGAGAGGGCAAGGGCCAGTACCTGG aaATGCCTCTACCGTTGCTGCCAATGGACCTGAAAGGAGAGCCCGGCCCCCCAGGGAAGCCTGGGCCTCGGGGCCCGCCTGGCCCTCCTGGCTTCCCAGGAAAACCGGGTACTGGAAAGCCTGGGCTCCATGGGCTGCCTGGCCCTGCTGGCCCCCCTGGCTTCTCCCGGATGGGCAAGTCTGGTCCCCCAGGGCTCCCAGGCAAGGTTGGACCACCAGGGCAGCCTGGGCCTCGGGGAGAGCCAGGAATACGAGGGGACCAGGGCCTCCATGGGCCTCCAGGGCCCCCTGGCTTACCTGGCCCCTCAGGCATTACTGTTCCTGGAAAACCAGGTGCCCCAGGGGTGCCAGGGCCCCCAGGGTTCCCAGGGGAGCCAGGGCTCCAGGGGGAGCCTGGGCCCCCAGGCGATCGAGGCCTCAAGGGGGATAATGGAGTGGGCCAGCCAGGGCTGCCTGGGCCACCAGGGCAGGGGGGTGCCCCTGGACCTCCTGGCCTCCCTGGCCCAGTTGGCTTAGGCAAACCTGGTTTGGATGGGCTTCCTGGGGCCCCCGGAGACAAAGGTGAGCCTGGGCCTCCTGGGGTTCTGGGCCCCAGAGGGGAGCCAGGAGCTGTGGGCCCTAAAGGACCCGCTGGAGTAGATGGTGTGGGGATGCCGGGGGCAGCAGGGGTGCCAGGACCACAGGGCCCAGCAGGGGCAAAAGGGGAGCCAGGAGCCCGGGGTCCCCCTGGGCTGATAGGTCCCACTGGCTATGGGATGCCAGGATTGCCAGGCCCCAAAGGGGACAGGGGCCCAGCTGGGGTCCCAGGGCTTTTGGGGGATAGGGGTGAGCCAGGTGAGGATGGGGAGCCAGGGGAGCAGGGCCCACAGGGCCTTGGTGGGCCCCCTGgacttcctggctctgcagggCTCCCTGGCAGACGTGGGCTGCCTGGACCTAAGGGGGAGGCAGGGGCTGAAGGACCCCCAGGAATACCTGGACTTCGGGGTGACCAGGGGCCTAGTGGCCTGGCTGGGAAACCTGGGCTCCCAGGTGAGAGGGGACTTCCTGGAGCCCATGGACCCCCTGGACCAACTGGGCCCAAAGGTGAGCCAGGTTCCACAGGCCGCCCTGGAGGACCAGGGGTGGCAGGGGCCCTGGGGCAGAAGGGTGACTTGGGGCTCCCTGGGCAGCCTGGCCTGAGGGGCCCCTCAGGAATCCCAGGACTCCAGGGCCCAGCTGGTCCTATTGGACCCCAGGGTCTGCCAGGCTTAAAGGGTGAACCTGGCCTGCCAGGGCCCCCTGGGGAGGGGAAAGTGGGGGAACCCGGCACAGTTGGACCCACGGGGCCCCCTGGGGTCCCCGGCTCCCCAGGACTCACAGGCCCTCCTGGGCCTCCAGGGCCTCCTGGACCCCCTGGCGCCCCTGGGACCCTCGATGAGACTGGCATCGCAGGCTTACACCTGCCCAATGGAGGTGTGGAGGGTGCCGTGTTGGGCAAGGGTGGCAAGCCTCAGTTTGGGTTGGGCGAGCTGTCAGCCCACGCCATGCCAGCCTTCACCGCAGTGCTCACCTCGCCCTTCCCTGCATCAGGCATGCCTGTTAAATTTGACCGGACTCTCTACAACGGCCACAGTGGCTACAACCCAGCCACTGGCATCTTCACCTGCCCTGTGGGCGGCGTCTACTACTTCGCTTACCATGTGCATGTCAAGGGCACCAACGTGTGGGTGGCCCTGTACAAGAACAATGTGCCAGCTACCTACACCTACGATGAGTACAAGAAGGGCTACCTGGACCAGGCATCTGGCGGGGCTGTGCTCCAGCTGCGGCCCAACGACCAG gggaaagggagaggagagtgA
- the COL8A2 gene encoding collagen alpha-2(VIII) chain isoform X3 — protein sequence MWGSLLPWSWLLLLLLLLLGCGPRASAGGGGAGYAPVKYMQPMQKGPVGPPFREGKGQYLEMPLPLLPMDLKGEPGPPGKPGPRGPPGPPGFPGKPGTGKPGLHGLPGPAGPPGFSRMGKSGPPGLPGKVGPPGQPGPRGEPGIRGDQGLHGPPGPPGLPGPSGITVPGKPGAPGVPGPPGFPGEPGLQGEPGPPGDRGLKGDNGVGQPGLPGPPGQGGAPGPPGLPGPVGLGKPGLDGLPGAPGDKGEPGPPGVLGPRGEPGAVGPKGPAGVDGVGMPGAAGVPGPQGPAGAKGEPGARGPPGLIGPTGYGMPGLPGPKGDRGPAGVPGLLGDRGEPGEDGEPGEQGPQGLGGPPGLPGSAGLPGRRGLPGPKGEAGAEGPPGIPGLRGDQGPSGLAGKPGLPGERGLPGAHGPPGPTGPKGEPGSTGRPGGPGVAGALGQKGDLGLPGQPGLRGPSGIPGLQGPAGPIGPQGLPGLKGEPGLPGPPGEGKVGEPGTVGPTGPPGVPGSPGLTGPPGPPGPPGPPGAPGTLDETGIAGLHLPNGGMPVKFDRTLYNGHSGYNPATGIFTCPVGGVYYFAYHVHVKGTNVWVALYKNNVPATYTYDEYKKGYLDQASGGAVLQLRPNDQVWVQMPSDQANGLYSTEYIHSSFSGFLLCPT from the exons ATGTGggggtctctgttgccctggtctTGGCTgttgctgctactgctgctgctgctggggtgCGGGCCAAGGGCATCCGCTGGTGGCGGGGGAGCAGGCTATGCCCCAGTGAAGTACATGCAACCCATGCAAAAGGGACCTGTGGGACCGCCCTTCAGAGAGGGCAAGGGCCAGTACCTGG aaATGCCTCTACCGTTGCTGCCAATGGACCTGAAAGGAGAGCCCGGCCCCCCAGGGAAGCCTGGGCCTCGGGGCCCGCCTGGCCCTCCTGGCTTCCCAGGAAAACCGGGTACTGGAAAGCCTGGGCTCCATGGGCTGCCTGGCCCTGCTGGCCCCCCTGGCTTCTCCCGGATGGGCAAGTCTGGTCCCCCAGGGCTCCCAGGCAAGGTTGGACCACCAGGGCAGCCTGGGCCTCGGGGAGAGCCAGGAATACGAGGGGACCAGGGCCTCCATGGGCCTCCAGGGCCCCCTGGCTTACCTGGCCCCTCAGGCATTACTGTTCCTGGAAAACCAGGTGCCCCAGGGGTGCCAGGGCCCCCAGGGTTCCCAGGGGAGCCAGGGCTCCAGGGGGAGCCTGGGCCCCCAGGCGATCGAGGCCTCAAGGGGGATAATGGAGTGGGCCAGCCAGGGCTGCCTGGGCCACCAGGGCAGGGGGGTGCCCCTGGACCTCCTGGCCTCCCTGGCCCAGTTGGCTTAGGCAAACCTGGTTTGGATGGGCTTCCTGGGGCCCCCGGAGACAAAGGTGAGCCTGGGCCTCCTGGGGTTCTGGGCCCCAGAGGGGAGCCAGGAGCTGTGGGCCCTAAAGGACCCGCTGGAGTAGATGGTGTGGGGATGCCGGGGGCAGCAGGGGTGCCAGGACCACAGGGCCCAGCAGGGGCAAAAGGGGAGCCAGGAGCCCGGGGTCCCCCTGGGCTGATAGGTCCCACTGGCTATGGGATGCCAGGATTGCCAGGCCCCAAAGGGGACAGGGGCCCAGCTGGGGTCCCAGGGCTTTTGGGGGATAGGGGTGAGCCAGGTGAGGATGGGGAGCCAGGGGAGCAGGGCCCACAGGGCCTTGGTGGGCCCCCTGgacttcctggctctgcagggCTCCCTGGCAGACGTGGGCTGCCTGGACCTAAGGGGGAGGCAGGGGCTGAAGGACCCCCAGGAATACCTGGACTTCGGGGTGACCAGGGGCCTAGTGGCCTGGCTGGGAAACCTGGGCTCCCAGGTGAGAGGGGACTTCCTGGAGCCCATGGACCCCCTGGACCAACTGGGCCCAAAGGTGAGCCAGGTTCCACAGGCCGCCCTGGAGGACCAGGGGTGGCAGGGGCCCTGGGGCAGAAGGGTGACTTGGGGCTCCCTGGGCAGCCTGGCCTGAGGGGCCCCTCAGGAATCCCAGGACTCCAGGGCCCAGCTGGTCCTATTGGACCCCAGGGTCTGCCAGGCTTAAAGGGTGAACCTGGCCTGCCAGGGCCCCCTGGGGAGGGGAAAGTGGGGGAACCCGGCACAGTTGGACCCACGGGGCCCCCTGGGGTCCCCGGCTCCCCAGGACTCACAGGCCCTCCTGGGCCTCCAGGGCCTCCTGGACCCCCTGGCGCCCCTGGGACCCTCGATGAGACTGGCATCGCAGGCTTACACCTGCCCAATGGAG GCATGCCTGTTAAATTTGACCGGACTCTCTACAACGGCCACAGTGGCTACAACCCAGCCACTGGCATCTTCACCTGCCCTGTGGGCGGCGTCTACTACTTCGCTTACCATGTGCATGTCAAGGGCACCAACGTGTGGGTGGCCCTGTACAAGAACAATGTGCCAGCTACCTACACCTACGATGAGTACAAGAAGGGCTACCTGGACCAGGCATCTGGCGGGGCTGTGCTCCAGCTGCGGCCCAACGACCAGGTCTGGGTACAGATGCCCTCGGACCAGGCCAATGGCCTCTACTCCACTGAGTACATCCACTCTTCCTTTTCAGGATTCTTGCTCTGCCCCACATAA
- the COL8A2 gene encoding collagen alpha-2(VIII) chain isoform X1: protein MWGSLLPWSWLLLLLLLLLGCGPRASAGGGGAGYAPVKYMQPMQKGPVGPPFREGKGQYLEMPLPLLPMDLKGEPGPPGKPGPRGPPGPPGFPGKPGTGKPGLHGLPGPAGPPGFSRMGKSGPPGLPGKVGPPGQPGPRGEPGIRGDQGLHGPPGPPGLPGPSGITVPGKPGAPGVPGPPGFPGEPGLQGEPGPPGDRGLKGDNGVGQPGLPGPPGQGGAPGPPGLPGPVGLGKPGLDGLPGAPGDKGEPGPPGVLGPRGEPGAVGPKGPAGVDGVGMPGAAGVPGPQGPAGAKGEPGARGPPGLIGPTGYGMPGLPGPKGDRGPAGVPGLLGDRGEPGEDGEPGEQGPQGLGGPPGLPGSAGLPGRRGLPGPKGEAGAEGPPGIPGLRGDQGPSGLAGKPGLPGERGLPGAHGPPGPTGPKGEPGSTGRPGGPGVAGALGQKGDLGLPGQPGLRGPSGIPGLQGPAGPIGPQGLPGLKGEPGLPGPPGEGKVGEPGTVGPTGPPGVPGSPGLTGPPGPPGPPGPPGAPGTLDETGIAGLHLPNGGVEGAVLGKGGKPQFGLGELSAHAMPAFTAVLTSPFPASGMPVKFDRTLYNGHSGYNPATGIFTCPVGGVYYFAYHVHVKGTNVWVALYKNNVPATYTYDEYKKGYLDQASGGAVLQLRPNDQVWVQMPSDQANGLYSTEYIHSSFSGFLLCPT, encoded by the exons ATGTGggggtctctgttgccctggtctTGGCTgttgctgctactgctgctgctgctggggtgCGGGCCAAGGGCATCCGCTGGTGGCGGGGGAGCAGGCTATGCCCCAGTGAAGTACATGCAACCCATGCAAAAGGGACCTGTGGGACCGCCCTTCAGAGAGGGCAAGGGCCAGTACCTGG aaATGCCTCTACCGTTGCTGCCAATGGACCTGAAAGGAGAGCCCGGCCCCCCAGGGAAGCCTGGGCCTCGGGGCCCGCCTGGCCCTCCTGGCTTCCCAGGAAAACCGGGTACTGGAAAGCCTGGGCTCCATGGGCTGCCTGGCCCTGCTGGCCCCCCTGGCTTCTCCCGGATGGGCAAGTCTGGTCCCCCAGGGCTCCCAGGCAAGGTTGGACCACCAGGGCAGCCTGGGCCTCGGGGAGAGCCAGGAATACGAGGGGACCAGGGCCTCCATGGGCCTCCAGGGCCCCCTGGCTTACCTGGCCCCTCAGGCATTACTGTTCCTGGAAAACCAGGTGCCCCAGGGGTGCCAGGGCCCCCAGGGTTCCCAGGGGAGCCAGGGCTCCAGGGGGAGCCTGGGCCCCCAGGCGATCGAGGCCTCAAGGGGGATAATGGAGTGGGCCAGCCAGGGCTGCCTGGGCCACCAGGGCAGGGGGGTGCCCCTGGACCTCCTGGCCTCCCTGGCCCAGTTGGCTTAGGCAAACCTGGTTTGGATGGGCTTCCTGGGGCCCCCGGAGACAAAGGTGAGCCTGGGCCTCCTGGGGTTCTGGGCCCCAGAGGGGAGCCAGGAGCTGTGGGCCCTAAAGGACCCGCTGGAGTAGATGGTGTGGGGATGCCGGGGGCAGCAGGGGTGCCAGGACCACAGGGCCCAGCAGGGGCAAAAGGGGAGCCAGGAGCCCGGGGTCCCCCTGGGCTGATAGGTCCCACTGGCTATGGGATGCCAGGATTGCCAGGCCCCAAAGGGGACAGGGGCCCAGCTGGGGTCCCAGGGCTTTTGGGGGATAGGGGTGAGCCAGGTGAGGATGGGGAGCCAGGGGAGCAGGGCCCACAGGGCCTTGGTGGGCCCCCTGgacttcctggctctgcagggCTCCCTGGCAGACGTGGGCTGCCTGGACCTAAGGGGGAGGCAGGGGCTGAAGGACCCCCAGGAATACCTGGACTTCGGGGTGACCAGGGGCCTAGTGGCCTGGCTGGGAAACCTGGGCTCCCAGGTGAGAGGGGACTTCCTGGAGCCCATGGACCCCCTGGACCAACTGGGCCCAAAGGTGAGCCAGGTTCCACAGGCCGCCCTGGAGGACCAGGGGTGGCAGGGGCCCTGGGGCAGAAGGGTGACTTGGGGCTCCCTGGGCAGCCTGGCCTGAGGGGCCCCTCAGGAATCCCAGGACTCCAGGGCCCAGCTGGTCCTATTGGACCCCAGGGTCTGCCAGGCTTAAAGGGTGAACCTGGCCTGCCAGGGCCCCCTGGGGAGGGGAAAGTGGGGGAACCCGGCACAGTTGGACCCACGGGGCCCCCTGGGGTCCCCGGCTCCCCAGGACTCACAGGCCCTCCTGGGCCTCCAGGGCCTCCTGGACCCCCTGGCGCCCCTGGGACCCTCGATGAGACTGGCATCGCAGGCTTACACCTGCCCAATGGAGGTGTGGAGGGTGCCGTGTTGGGCAAGGGTGGCAAGCCTCAGTTTGGGTTGGGCGAGCTGTCAGCCCACGCCATGCCAGCCTTCACCGCAGTGCTCACCTCGCCCTTCCCTGCATCAGGCATGCCTGTTAAATTTGACCGGACTCTCTACAACGGCCACAGTGGCTACAACCCAGCCACTGGCATCTTCACCTGCCCTGTGGGCGGCGTCTACTACTTCGCTTACCATGTGCATGTCAAGGGCACCAACGTGTGGGTGGCCCTGTACAAGAACAATGTGCCAGCTACCTACACCTACGATGAGTACAAGAAGGGCTACCTGGACCAGGCATCTGGCGGGGCTGTGCTCCAGCTGCGGCCCAACGACCAGGTCTGGGTACAGATGCCCTCGGACCAGGCCAATGGCCTCTACTCCACTGAGTACATCCACTCTTCCTTTTCAGGATTCTTGCTCTGCCCCACATAA